A region of Chelonia mydas isolate rCheMyd1 chromosome 7, rCheMyd1.pri.v2, whole genome shotgun sequence DNA encodes the following proteins:
- the GOT1 gene encoding aspartate aminotransferase, cytoplasmic produces the protein MAAGSVFAHVPRAPPVVVFRLTADFREDADPRKVNLGLGAYRTDEGQPWVLPVVKKVEQKIANDASLNHEYLPILGLPEFRANASRIALGEDSRAIKENRVGGVQCLGGTGALCIGAEFLRRWYNGTNNTATPVYISSPSWENHNSVFANAGFKDIRTYRYWDAAKRGLDLEGLLEDMESAPEFSIFVLHACAHNPTGTDPTLEQWKQIAAVMKRRFLFPFFDSAYQGFASGCLDRDAWAVRYFVSEGFELFCAQSFSKNFGLYNERVGNLNVVGKDADNMQRVLSQMEKIVRAIWSNPPSQGAHIVATTLACPQLLTEWKDNVKTMADRVSLMRSELRARLQALGTPGTWNHITEQIGMFSFTGLNPKQVEYMIKEKHIYLMASGRINMCGLTTKNLDYVASSIHEAVTKFQ, from the exons ATGGCCGCTGGCTCCGTCTTCGCCCACGTCCCGCGCGCCCCGCCCGTCGTCGTCTTCCGGCTCACGGCCGACTTCCGGGAGGACGCGGACCCGCGGAAAGTCAACCTGGGGCTGGGCg CCTATCGCACAGATGAGGGGCAGCCCTGGGTCCTGCCAGTAGTGAAGAAAGTTGAACAGAAGATCGCCAATGATGCCAGCTTGAACCATGAATACCTGCCAATCCTCGGCCTGCCTGAGTTCCGGGCCAACGCTTCAAGGATCGCGCTTGGGGAAGACAGTCGTGCTATCAAGGAGAATCGT GTAGGAGGCGTTCAGTGCTTGGGTGGGACTGGTGCTCTTTGCATTGGAGCCGAGTTCCTGCGGCGCTGGTACAATGGAACCAACAACACAGCAACTCCTGTCTACATCTCTTCTCCTTCCTGGG AGAACCATAACTCTGTGTTTGCGAATGCTGGCTTTAAGGACATCCGGACCTATCGCTACTGGGACGCTGCTAAGAGGGGGCTGGACCTGGAGGGGCTCCTGGAGGACATGGAG AGTGCACCGGAGTTCTCCATCTTTGTTCTGCATGCCTGTGCACACAACCCAACTGGCACAGACCCCACCCTGGAGCAGTGGAAACAGATTGCTGCTGTCATGAAG CGCCGGTTCCTGTTCCCATTCTTTGACTCAGCCTATCAGGGCTTTGCCTCCGGCTGCCTGGACAGAGACGCCTGGGCCGTGCGGTACTTTGTCTCTGAGGGCTTCGAACTCTTCTGTGCTCAGTCCTTCTCCAAGAACTTCGGGCTCTACA ATGAGCGAGTGGGGAACCTGAATGTGGTGGGGAAGGATGCTGACAACATGCAGCGTGTTCTTTCCCAGATGGAGAAGATTGTCCGTGCCATCTGGTCCAACCCTCCCTCACAAGGAGCACATATTGTGGCTACCACCCTCGCCTGCCCGCAGCTCTTGACTGAGTG GAAGGACAATGTGAAGACGATGGCTGATCGGGTCTCACTAATGCGGTCAGAGCTCAGGGCTCGGCTCCAGGCTCTTGGGACCCCAGGCACCTGGAATCACATCACTGAGCAGATCGGCATGTTCAGTTTCACAGGGCTGAACC CTAAGCAAGTGGAGTACATGATCAAGGAGAAGCACATCTACCTGATGGCCAGTGGACGCATCAACATGTGCGGCCTGACTACCAAGAACCTGGACTATGTGGCCAGCTCCATCCACGAAGCTGTCACCAAGTTCCAGTGA